A single genomic interval of Persephonella atlantica harbors:
- a CDS encoding citrate/2-methylcitrate synthase, with translation MKVYSGLAGIPVVKSSISYIDGEKGILEYRGIPIQELVENSEFLEVAYLLVFGKLPTVNEYKKFVSDVKKHLQIDSSIINLLEKLPLNTHPMKVLQSAVPVFSAFEDVEDVLDEKHHYNALVRMLGHVPTVLASWKRISNKEDVIPPDGSLSYGENFLYMMRGEKPSKEEGDIFDKCLILHAEHTINASTFTAIVVVSTLADFYSAVSSAVGSLSGRLHGGANERVFYMLSEIKNTEDIPSIIEEKLKKKERIMGFGHRIYKTYDPRAKILKDMLKKLSTKKENSLYRIAEIFEREALKRLGSKGIHPNIDFYSGILYNMLGIPVQFYTPVFAMARIAGWTAHCKEYLKENKLFRPTQIYDGGHNIHYIPAEKRK, from the coding sequence ATGAAGGTTTATTCAGGTCTTGCAGGCATACCTGTTGTAAAGTCATCAATCAGTTATATAGACGGAGAAAAAGGGATATTAGAATACAGAGGCATACCTATACAGGAACTTGTGGAAAATTCTGAATTTTTGGAGGTTGCATATCTTCTTGTTTTTGGAAAGCTTCCTACTGTAAATGAGTATAAAAAATTCGTATCAGACGTGAAAAAGCATCTCCAGATAGACAGCAGTATTATCAATCTTCTTGAAAAATTACCTTTGAACACCCACCCAATGAAAGTTCTTCAGTCTGCTGTGCCAGTATTTTCTGCCTTTGAAGATGTTGAAGATGTTTTAGATGAAAAACATCACTACAATGCTTTAGTAAGGATGCTGGGACATGTCCCAACTGTCCTTGCCTCTTGGAAAAGGATATCAAACAAAGAAGATGTTATCCCACCAGATGGCTCTCTTTCCTATGGAGAAAATTTTCTTTACATGATGAGAGGGGAAAAACCATCAAAGGAAGAAGGAGATATATTTGACAAATGTCTCATTCTCCACGCAGAACACACTATTAACGCTTCAACATTTACAGCTATCGTCGTTGTTTCCACACTTGCAGACTTTTATTCTGCCGTTTCTTCTGCTGTCGGTTCCCTTTCTGGAAGACTGCACGGAGGAGCAAACGAGAGGGTTTTTTATATGCTCAGTGAGATAAAAAATACTGAAGATATCCCCTCTATAATTGAAGAAAAGCTGAAGAAAAAAGAAAGAATAATGGGATTTGGACACAGGATTTACAAAACTTACGACCCACGGGCAAAAATACTGAAAGATATGCTAAAAAAGTTATCTACCAAAAAAGAAAACAGCCTCTACAGGATAGCTGAAATATTTGAAAGGGAAGCATTAAAAAGACTGGGCAGTAAAGGCATTCATCCAAACATAGATTTTTATTCAGGAATTTTGTACAACATGCTTGGAATTCCTGTTCAGTTTTATACGCCTGTTTTTGCAATGGCAAGGATAGCTGGATGGACTGCCCACTGCAAGGAATATCTGAAAGAAAACAAACTGTTCAGACCTACACAGATTTATGATGGTGGACACAACATACATTATATTCCTGCTGAAAAAAGAAAATAA
- a CDS encoding MFS transporter: MRKHSKVLFAGMVGNILEWYDFVVYGFLAVIIGELFFPSEDPMVSLLKSFGVFAVGFVMRPVGAVMFGHIGDKYGRKKALTISIVMMAVSTTAIGLLPTYAQIGILAPTLLVILKLLQGLSVGGEYTTSVSFIVEHAPQDKRGLFGSVGILGAVVGILLGSASGAVITKILPEEDLYSWGWRVLFFTGILLGLIGYYVRKNIDETPKFMELEYEEMIDKQPVLDVFKKAYKEFIKTFSLSTFQAVGFYTIFVYIANHLSVFVKFPKSTALTINTISMIVLAVLIPFFGWLSDKVGRKPIILTSTGFTVLTAYPLFKFVSSGAVENALIGQIIFAVVVAGFMSILPTTLVEIFPTQIRNSGYSIGYNLPFAIFGGTAPLISTYLIKITGDINSPAFYLIFAAAVAFAAGITLKETAKEPLQ, from the coding sequence ATGAGGAAGCACTCAAAGGTTCTCTTCGCTGGAATGGTTGGGAACATACTTGAGTGGTATGATTTTGTTGTTTATGGGTTTTTAGCGGTAATCATCGGAGAGCTGTTTTTCCCCTCTGAAGACCCAATGGTTTCTCTGCTAAAGTCTTTCGGAGTATTTGCCGTTGGTTTTGTGATGAGACCTGTAGGAGCTGTTATGTTTGGTCATATTGGAGATAAATACGGGAGGAAAAAAGCTCTCACAATTTCCATAGTTATGATGGCTGTTTCCACAACAGCTATAGGACTTCTCCCCACATACGCACAGATAGGAATACTGGCTCCAACGCTACTTGTTATACTCAAACTTCTTCAGGGACTATCTGTTGGAGGAGAATATACCACTTCTGTCTCATTTATTGTGGAACATGCTCCTCAGGACAAAAGGGGGTTGTTTGGCAGTGTAGGAATATTGGGAGCAGTAGTAGGAATTCTCCTTGGTTCAGCCTCTGGAGCAGTAATAACGAAAATACTACCTGAAGAAGACCTGTACAGCTGGGGCTGGAGAGTTCTATTTTTTACAGGAATTCTTCTTGGTCTTATAGGATACTATGTCAGGAAGAATATAGACGAGACACCAAAGTTTATGGAACTTGAATATGAGGAGATGATAGACAAACAGCCTGTTTTAGATGTATTTAAGAAAGCATACAAAGAGTTTATCAAAACATTTTCACTCAGTACATTTCAGGCAGTTGGTTTTTATACCATCTTTGTTTATATAGCAAATCATCTATCTGTTTTTGTAAAGTTTCCAAAATCTACAGCCCTTACGATAAATACTATCAGTATGATTGTTCTTGCTGTTTTGATTCCGTTTTTTGGATGGCTTTCTGATAAAGTTGGGAGGAAACCAATAATATTAACATCAACAGGTTTTACTGTTCTTACAGCATATCCACTGTTTAAGTTTGTATCTTCCGGAGCTGTAGAGAATGCACTGATTGGCCAGATAATATTTGCTGTTGTTGTTGCTGGTTTTATGTCAATATTACCTACCACCCTTGTTGAGATATTTCCTACACAGATAAGAAACAGTGGATATTCTATAGGTTACAATCTACCTTTTGCCATTTTTGGTGGAACTGCTCCTTTAATATCAACTTATCTGATAAAGATAACTGGAGACATAAACTCTCCTGCATTCTATCTGATTTTCGCCGCTGCAGTTGCATTCGCAGCAGGAATAACACTTAAAGAAACAGCAAAAGAGCCCCTGCAGTGA
- a CDS encoding tautomerase family protein has product MPYVNVKVAGKLSKDQKRKIVEGITKLLEEVANKPPSATYVVIEEIDRDNWGKEGKLLSDK; this is encoded by the coding sequence ATGCCTTATGTGAATGTTAAAGTTGCTGGAAAGCTGTCTAAAGACCAGAAAAGAAAAATTGTTGAAGGAATTACAAAACTGTTAGAAGAGGTGGCAAACAAACCCCCATCAGCCACGTATGTTGTCATAGAAGAGATAGACAGGGACAACTGGGGGAAAGAAGGAAAACTGCTCTCAGATAAATAG
- a CDS encoding TIGR04219 family outer membrane beta-barrel protein, giving the protein MKKAAGLLFLSSAIFYSSLAVPGVDGEISAGYMKQKISGWVQYEGDRADIKDDLNIGDKNSYFIRAKLEHPIPLLPNIKLQYTRMRFTGDGTVTRSYTFGNITVNVNDRVQTKLDLDHYDIVLFYNLPFINMLQIIDAEVGLNIRVIDFYAKVRDVSQNKEDSTSFLAPIPMLHGSLEIKPVGFFSLLVEANGIAYQGSHYYDITGELRIKPIRNILADFYIGGGYKYEKLKIDDIDNTSADVKIKQPYLTAGILF; this is encoded by the coding sequence GTGAAAAAAGCAGCAGGGCTTTTATTTTTATCTTCAGCTATTTTTTATTCATCTCTTGCTGTTCCAGGAGTTGACGGAGAAATCTCTGCAGGTTATATGAAACAGAAAATCTCTGGCTGGGTTCAATACGAAGGAGACAGAGCAGACATAAAGGATGACCTGAACATCGGTGATAAAAATTCATACTTTATCAGGGCAAAGCTTGAACATCCCATACCTTTGCTGCCTAATATCAAGCTTCAGTACACCAGAATGAGATTTACAGGAGATGGAACAGTTACAAGGAGCTACACATTTGGAAATATAACTGTTAATGTAAACGATAGAGTTCAGACAAAGTTAGACCTTGACCATTATGACATTGTTCTTTTTTATAATCTTCCATTTATTAATATGCTTCAGATTATAGACGCTGAAGTTGGTCTGAATATCAGAGTTATAGACTTTTATGCAAAGGTAAGAGATGTTTCCCAAAACAAAGAAGACTCCACATCTTTTTTAGCACCTATTCCTATGCTCCACGGTTCGTTAGAGATAAAACCTGTAGGATTTTTCTCCTTATTGGTTGAAGCCAACGGTATAGCATATCAGGGAAGTCATTACTACGATATTACTGGGGAGCTGAGAATAAAACCTATCAGGAATATCCTTGCAGACTTTTATATAGGTGGCGGATATAAATACGAAAAGCTGAAAATAGATGATATAGACAACACAAGTGCAGATGTAAAAATAAAACAGCCCTATCTGACTGCAGGTATTCTGTTCTAA